GGCTCTAGGTGCGGGAGCGAGAACGAGAGCGGGAACGGGAATGGGAGCGAGAGCGCCGTGGGGAATAGCGTGGCGAGGCCCGGCCGCGACGAGCGGGGGAGTAGCTCCGTGATCGGCTCTTGCTTCGGCTCCGGCTTCTGCTCCGGCTGCGGGAGCGGTCGTAGCTGGGGCTGCGGTGGCCGTCCATCCTAACACGAATGTACGCCGTCTCGCCCTGCACACAAAAGAAATGCTTAGTGTTGCATGGCAAACGGATCGGGTGCTTAGAGAACAGCTGCGGCTGTTCCTCATGAGGTGGCCGGGCAGTGGGTTGGGTGTTTTGGACATGTGCCCCCCCGAGAGCCGCGTCCCCGGAGACGACCCAGGACATGTTGGACAGTCTCCCTTGCTGGCCTGGGAAAGCCCCGGGATCCTGCTTGGAAAAACTGGACGAAGCGGCTGGGCAGAGGGAAGTCAGGTCTCCCCTGCTTAGGCGGCAGCCCACCGAGCATTTGCATTGTGCAGGAATAGTCTTAGCATTGATTGTAAAACGTATATAGTGATGACATGTCATATTGTCTTCAATGTGGAGTCGCAATTATATCTAAACAGCCAAACGGCAAATacaagaaacaaaaataaatacttcATTTGtctattcattcattaaaataaCTCTCTGCACAATTCAGATGTTTTGTGCCCGCTTTTCGGGCTCTTTCCCCTACGCCCCACATACCTCGTGGGAGCGAAACTTGCTGTTGTCCAACTTGTGCACGGCGTATGTCATGTCCTCCTTCCGCACAAACTCCACCACGCCACTGCCATCGCGGTTCACGTCAGCGTAGCACACATCGCCCGCTTCTCGCATGTGGTCCTTCAGGTCCTGCCAACTCCCACTAGGAGGGAGACctgaaaaaataatgaatgcatATGTAAATCACGCATTAAGTGACTTTTACACAAAGCTAGCACACTGAGGAAGCCACAGCTCACCTGACACGATGACCCTGTACTCGGAGCGCCTAGATGGTGGTCCGTATCGACCCCTAGGTGGGCCTGCAGCTCCTCCTCGTCCACTTCGGGGGAACTCCACTCGCAGTCGGTAGCCATCGTAGTCATAGCCGTCACGACCGTACACGGCGTCATCTGCGTCCCTGTCAAATCAAACAGTTACATAGCTACTGCATATGTGCACACATACTTTATAATAGTTTCAACGTTTGCTTTGTTTGATCTGCACATAGTCTTAGACTTGATTGTATTGTAATGTGGTAAATTACATTTTAGAGAAGCTAACTGCAACACAAAACCAGAGTAAATTTCCCTCATTTTAAATTGTAGAAAACGTTCACTTTACAAGCAATTCAGAATAAAATAAACGGTCTTTGTTTGATACATTTGGGCCTCAAGTTTACCGTAGTTAGGCTTAGTCAAATGTGCCATTAAATGCACATTTCTTTTGCGAAATATCTGAATAAAAACGCAATTTGAATAGATACAATTTGAATTTAAACGGACAACCCGCGCTAGAGACGTGCGCTTCGCGCTCACCTCGGGTCCTCAAACTGCACGAAGGCGAATGGCGGTCCTCCTCGTCGGTTTTTCAGATCGATATCACGGATGGAGCCGTACTTGTAGAAGAGGTCTTCGACGTCCTTAGAGCGGATATCGGGCGGCAGGTTGCCGACGTAGATGCGGCAGTCATTGCTCCCCGCGGGTCCGCGGATAATGCCTCCGCTAGACATGCTAGCTAGCGCACAATGGACGTGGTAGCGTGGAAGTGAATgggctagctggctagctagTGAGGCTAGCGAGCGAGGCTACTTAGCGTGTTCGCTGGTTTTAAACGACTAAGAAGGGCAGTTGCAGTTCAGCTCCTCTCACCTGGCCGTTGGGAACAACGCGGGGAATATTTTAGGCAAGACTTGGTCGCGGTATACGTTAAATGGCTCAAGGTATTAACGAGGAAGCAGATTGCGCTAATTCCCTCAAGGTGCTTGGCTCTCCACTTTCCGCCAACATCTACGTCTTCTTCGTTGGACTATTTAAAAGTAGCTGGGGAGTTGTGCACACTGACACCTACAGGAGAAACGTGTAAACTACGTCAGTGAGCGTAATCGTCAGTATCCCttttggattattttatttactaATTTGATGGTAATAAACCTTGATCAATTGAAATGGAAAcatgtttttgtgccaaacccAATGTATATAAAGTAAATACATAATAAAACATTGAAAATATGATAGTTAATCAAATATTTTGAGTTCATCAAATCTTTCCTTACTAAATTAAAATGTGACTgtgtaaatcaggggtgtcaaacaaattttttcttcgcgggccgcagtgtagtcatagcttctttcggagagccattatgactgtcaacccaaataaatgtatgagcacctcatattatagacagtaaaagctacaaaacaaactgacaaataactcattttcaaatcagataagtaaaaaa
The Syngnathus typhle isolate RoL2023-S1 ecotype Sweden linkage group LG15, RoL_Styp_1.0, whole genome shotgun sequence DNA segment above includes these coding regions:
- the LOC133167965 gene encoding serine/arginine-rich splicing factor 1B-like, with the protein product MSSGGIIRGPAGSNDCRIYVGNLPPDIRSKDVEDLFYKYGSIRDIDLKNRRGGPPFAFVQFEDPRDADDAVYGRDGYDYDGYRLRVEFPRSGRGGAAGPPRGRYGPPSRRSEYRVIVSGLPPSGSWQDLKDHMREAGDVCYADVNRDGSGVVEFVRKEDMTYAVHKLDNSKFRSHEGETAYIRVRMDGHRSPSYDRSRSRSRSRSRSKSRSRSYSPARRGRASPRYSPRRSRSHSRSRSRSRSRT